A genome region from Urocitellus parryii isolate mUroPar1 chromosome X, mUroPar1.hap1, whole genome shotgun sequence includes the following:
- the LOC144250791 gene encoding melanoma-associated antigen D4-like isoform X1 produces the protein MAERSRSGRSGNSNSGDMDEGSQRAREEEMAGGNDYEEFGAFGGYGTLTSLDIHLLRAFGSLGSGFRFLANEPWELENPALAQTLVEALQLDPDTLANETEARAANVARSAASNRANRAAASAARRSLNQAISNQMRAAQQALVEDAQPMTYAQAQGATPETSHASQQTSQTLVASEGAAPGAPATCTQPQTAFLAQEAAAEGPSTACAFTQAPSASERDATQPQTAFLGQNDVFDFTQPAGVSGMAFPRPKRPAPAQEAPAEGPSAASCVPQAAPAREGSATRPKTTKSGKALAKTRWVEPQNVVAAAVAKAKAATSIPEQEGAAAAAQHSAEPWTRMGGKRTKKSKHLVEDYESSEEEREPPAVPPTWRASQPPSLAQAQSAPRPPVAPRSQIPSRHVLCLPPRNVTLLQERANKLVKYLMIKDYKKIPIKRSDMMKDVIREYDEHFPEIIERATYTLEKKFGIHLKEIDKEEHLYILICTRDSSARLLGKTKDTPRLSLLLVILGVIFMNGNRASEAILWEALRKMGLRPGVRHPFLGDLRKLITDDFVKQKYLEYKKIPNSSPPEYEFLWGLRARHETSKMRVLRFIAQNQNRDPREWKAHFLEAVDDAFKTMDVEMAEEHARAQMRAQMNIGDEALIGRWSWDDIQSELLTWDEDGDFGDAWARIPFAFWARYHQYILNSNRANRRATWRAGVSSGTNGGASTSILDGPSTSSTIRTRNAARVGASFFSWIQQR, from the exons ATGGCTGAGAGAAGCCGCAGCGGGCGGTCGGGAAACTCCAACTCTGGAGACATGGATGAGGGGAGCCAGCGAGCCAGGGAGGAAGAGATGGCTGGAGGCAACGACTATGAAGAATTTGGTGCTTTCGGTGGCTATGGCACCCTCACCAGCCTTGACATCCATCTCCTGAGAGCCTTTGGGAGCTTGGGTTCAGGCTTTCGCTTCTTAGCG AATGAGCCCTGGGAACTGGAAAACCCTGCGCTGGCCCAGACCCTGGTGGAGGCATTGCAGCTGGATCCCGACACCCTTGCCAATGAGACGGAGGCCCGCGCTGCCAACGTAGCCCGCTCTGCCGCCTCCAACCGAGCCAATCGGGCTGCTGCCTCTGCTGCCCGCAGGTCCCTCAACCAGGCCATCTCTAACCAGATGAGGGCCGCACAGCAGGCCCTAGTAGAGGACGCCCAGCCAATGACATATGCCCAGGCTCAGGGGGCCACCCCTGAGACCAGCCATGCCTCTCAGCAGACCTCTCAGACGCTAGTCGCCAGTGAGGGGGCTGCCCCTGGGGCTCCAGCAACCTGCACACAGCCCCAGACAGCCTTCCTGGCGCAGGAAGCTGCTGCAGAGGGCCCTAGCACCGCCTGTGCTTTCACTCAGGCTCCAAGTGCCAGCGAGAGGGATGCCACCCAGCCCCAGACAGCCTTCCTGGGCCAGAACGATGTCTTTGATTTCACTCAGCCGGCAGGTGTCAGTGGCATGGCCTTCCCTCGTCCCAAGAGACCTGCCCCGGCCCAAGAGGCCCCCGCAGAGGGTCCCAGTGCTGCCTCTTGTGTGCCCCAGGCAGCACCTGCCAGGGAGGGGTCAGCCACCCGGCCCAAGACCACCAAGTCTGGGAAGGCGCTGGCCAAGACTCGGTGGGTGGAGCCTCAGAATGTGGTGGCAGCTGCTGTGGCCAAGGCCAAGGCGGCCACAAGCATCCCCGAGCAGGAGGGGGCAGCTGCCGCTGCCCAGCACAGTGCTGAGCCCTGGACCAGAATGGGAGGCAAGAGGACAAAGAAG TCCAAGCACCTTGTCGAGGACTATGAGAGCAGCGAGGAGGAGAGAGAGCCCCCCGCCGTGCCACCGACCTGGAGAGCATCGCAGCCCCCCTCTTTGGCACAGGCTCAGTCGGCCCCTCGGCCCCCGGTGGCCCCAAGGTCCCAGATACCTTCGAGGCATGTCCTGTGCTTGCCCCCTCGCAATGTGACCCTTCTGCAAGAGAGG gcaaATAAGCTGGTGAAATACCTAATGATTAAGGACTACAAGAAGATCCCCATCAAGCGCTCAG ACATGATGAAGGACGTCATCCGGGAATATGACGAACATTTCCCTGAGATCATTGAACGAGCCACCTACACTCTGGAAAAG AAGTTTGGGATCCACCTGAAGGAAATCGACAAGGAGGAGCACCTGTACATTCTCATCTGCACCCGGGATTCTTCAGCTCGTCTTCTGGGGAA GACCAAGGACACTCCTCGGCTGAGTCTCCTCTTGGTGATTCTGGGTGTCATCTTCATGAATGGCAACCGTGCCAGCGAGG CTATCCTCTGGGAGGCACTCCGCAAGATGGGACTGCGCCCTGG GGTGAGGCACCCTTTCCTTGGTGATCTGAGGAAGCTGATCACAGATGACTTCGTGAAGCAGAA GTACCTGGAGTACAAGAAGATCCCCAACAGCAGCCCGCCTGAGTATGAGTTTCTGTGGGGCCTGCGAGCCCGCCACGAGACCAGCAAGATGAGGGTCCTGAGATTCATTGCCCAG AACCAGAACCGGGACCCCCGGGAATGGAAGGCTCACTTCTTGGAGGCTGTGGATGATGCTTTCAAGACGATGGATGTGGAGATGGCCGAGGAACATGCCAGGGCCCAGATGAGGGCGCAGATGAATATCGGGGACGAAGCCCTGATTGGGCGGTGGAGCTGGGACGACATACAGTCTGAGCTGCTGACCTGGGATGAGGACGGGGATTTCGGCGACGCCTGGGCCAGGATCCCCTTTGCATTCTGGGCCAGGTACCATCAGTACATTCTGAATAGCAACCGTGCCAACAGGAGAGCCACATGGAGAGCTGGTGTCAGCAGCGGCACCAACGGCGGGGCCAGCACCAGCATCCTCGATGGCCCCAGCACCAGCTCCACCATCCGGACCAGAAATGCCGCCCGAGTTGGCGCCAGCTTCTTCTCCTGGATCCA ACAGCGTTGA
- the LOC144250791 gene encoding melanoma-associated antigen D4-like isoform X2: protein MAERSRSGRSGNSNSGDMDEGSQRAREEEMAGGNDYEEFGAFGGYGTLTSLDIHLLRAFGSLGSGFRFLANEPWELENPALAQTLVEALQLDPDTLANETEARAANVARSAASNRANRAAASAARRSLNQAISNQMRAAQQALVEDAQPMTYAQAQGATPETSHASQQTSQTLVASEGAAPGAPATCTQPQTAFLAQEAAAEGPSTACAFTQAPSASERDATQPQTAFLGQNDVFDFTQPAGVSGMAFPRPKRPAPAQEAPAEGPSAASCVPQAAPAREGSATRPKTTKSGKALAKTRWVEPQNVVAAAVAKAKAATSIPEQEGAAAAAQHSAEPWTRMGGKRTKKSKHLVEDYESSEEEREPPAVPPTWRASQPPSLAQAQSAPRPPVAPRSQIPSRHVLCLPPRNVTLLQERANKLVKYLMIKDYKKIPIKRSDMMKDVIREYDEHFPEIIERATYTLEKKFGIHLKEIDKEEHLYILICTRDSSARLLGKTKDTPRLSLLLVILGVIFMNGNRASEAILWEALRKMGLRPGVRHPFLGDLRKLITDDFVKQKYLEYKKIPNSSPPEYEFLWGLRARHETSKMRVLRFIAQNQNRDPREWKAHFLEAVDDAFKTMDVEMAEEHARAQMRAQMNIGDEALIGRWSWDDIQSELLTWDEDGDFGDAWARIPFAFWARYHQYILNSNRANRRATWRAGVSSGTNGGASTSILDGPSTSSTIRTRNAARVGASFFSWIQ, encoded by the exons ATGGCTGAGAGAAGCCGCAGCGGGCGGTCGGGAAACTCCAACTCTGGAGACATGGATGAGGGGAGCCAGCGAGCCAGGGAGGAAGAGATGGCTGGAGGCAACGACTATGAAGAATTTGGTGCTTTCGGTGGCTATGGCACCCTCACCAGCCTTGACATCCATCTCCTGAGAGCCTTTGGGAGCTTGGGTTCAGGCTTTCGCTTCTTAGCG AATGAGCCCTGGGAACTGGAAAACCCTGCGCTGGCCCAGACCCTGGTGGAGGCATTGCAGCTGGATCCCGACACCCTTGCCAATGAGACGGAGGCCCGCGCTGCCAACGTAGCCCGCTCTGCCGCCTCCAACCGAGCCAATCGGGCTGCTGCCTCTGCTGCCCGCAGGTCCCTCAACCAGGCCATCTCTAACCAGATGAGGGCCGCACAGCAGGCCCTAGTAGAGGACGCCCAGCCAATGACATATGCCCAGGCTCAGGGGGCCACCCCTGAGACCAGCCATGCCTCTCAGCAGACCTCTCAGACGCTAGTCGCCAGTGAGGGGGCTGCCCCTGGGGCTCCAGCAACCTGCACACAGCCCCAGACAGCCTTCCTGGCGCAGGAAGCTGCTGCAGAGGGCCCTAGCACCGCCTGTGCTTTCACTCAGGCTCCAAGTGCCAGCGAGAGGGATGCCACCCAGCCCCAGACAGCCTTCCTGGGCCAGAACGATGTCTTTGATTTCACTCAGCCGGCAGGTGTCAGTGGCATGGCCTTCCCTCGTCCCAAGAGACCTGCCCCGGCCCAAGAGGCCCCCGCAGAGGGTCCCAGTGCTGCCTCTTGTGTGCCCCAGGCAGCACCTGCCAGGGAGGGGTCAGCCACCCGGCCCAAGACCACCAAGTCTGGGAAGGCGCTGGCCAAGACTCGGTGGGTGGAGCCTCAGAATGTGGTGGCAGCTGCTGTGGCCAAGGCCAAGGCGGCCACAAGCATCCCCGAGCAGGAGGGGGCAGCTGCCGCTGCCCAGCACAGTGCTGAGCCCTGGACCAGAATGGGAGGCAAGAGGACAAAGAAG TCCAAGCACCTTGTCGAGGACTATGAGAGCAGCGAGGAGGAGAGAGAGCCCCCCGCCGTGCCACCGACCTGGAGAGCATCGCAGCCCCCCTCTTTGGCACAGGCTCAGTCGGCCCCTCGGCCCCCGGTGGCCCCAAGGTCCCAGATACCTTCGAGGCATGTCCTGTGCTTGCCCCCTCGCAATGTGACCCTTCTGCAAGAGAGG gcaaATAAGCTGGTGAAATACCTAATGATTAAGGACTACAAGAAGATCCCCATCAAGCGCTCAG ACATGATGAAGGACGTCATCCGGGAATATGACGAACATTTCCCTGAGATCATTGAACGAGCCACCTACACTCTGGAAAAG AAGTTTGGGATCCACCTGAAGGAAATCGACAAGGAGGAGCACCTGTACATTCTCATCTGCACCCGGGATTCTTCAGCTCGTCTTCTGGGGAA GACCAAGGACACTCCTCGGCTGAGTCTCCTCTTGGTGATTCTGGGTGTCATCTTCATGAATGGCAACCGTGCCAGCGAGG CTATCCTCTGGGAGGCACTCCGCAAGATGGGACTGCGCCCTGG GGTGAGGCACCCTTTCCTTGGTGATCTGAGGAAGCTGATCACAGATGACTTCGTGAAGCAGAA GTACCTGGAGTACAAGAAGATCCCCAACAGCAGCCCGCCTGAGTATGAGTTTCTGTGGGGCCTGCGAGCCCGCCACGAGACCAGCAAGATGAGGGTCCTGAGATTCATTGCCCAG AACCAGAACCGGGACCCCCGGGAATGGAAGGCTCACTTCTTGGAGGCTGTGGATGATGCTTTCAAGACGATGGATGTGGAGATGGCCGAGGAACATGCCAGGGCCCAGATGAGGGCGCAGATGAATATCGGGGACGAAGCCCTGATTGGGCGGTGGAGCTGGGACGACATACAGTCTGAGCTGCTGACCTGGGATGAGGACGGGGATTTCGGCGACGCCTGGGCCAGGATCCCCTTTGCATTCTGGGCCAGGTACCATCAGTACATTCTGAATAGCAACCGTGCCAACAGGAGAGCCACATGGAGAGCTGGTGTCAGCAGCGGCACCAACGGCGGGGCCAGCACCAGCATCCTCGATGGCCCCAGCACCAGCTCCACCATCCGGACCAGAAATGCCGCCCGAGTTGGCGCCAGCTTCTTCTCCTGGATCCAGTAA